Proteins from one bacterium genomic window:
- a CDS encoding NAD-dependent epimerase/dehydratase family protein, translating into MEVLVLGGTRFFGHTLVHRLVAHGHAVTVLTRGNLPVPTGAHHLKADRTDPAALAAVLSGRRFDVVIDNVAFTGADVEGILGALRDRLGHYVLVSTESVYAEFTGLRMYHESEVGPGNLQPIPGLNPYAEGKREAERVLWERQGTIPPFTIVRPGFVVGPHDYTRRFDFFLQRVLDGGPILLPDGLPSIFQLSWHEDVCAVILATLQAPKAYHRAYHAVGAELFTYQTLVATLAGLAGSASATVSVSREALEAQGLADYGLPYGGPGWVLVGEGGRTRDELNLVPTPASVWMPQLVAHRRAHPHEPDSAGYARRTEEVRLALRSHHAPTH; encoded by the coding sequence TTGGAAGTTCTGGTCCTCGGAGGCACCCGCTTCTTCGGGCATACCCTCGTCCACCGCCTTGTGGCGCACGGCCATGCCGTCACGGTCCTCACCCGCGGCAACCTGCCCGTCCCGACGGGGGCCCACCACCTGAAAGCCGATCGCACCGACCCCGCCGCGCTCGCAGCGGTCCTCTCGGGCCGGCGCTTCGACGTGGTCATCGACAACGTGGCCTTCACCGGCGCCGACGTGGAAGGGATCCTCGGCGCCCTACGGGACCGCCTGGGGCACTACGTCCTCGTCAGCACCGAGTCGGTCTACGCGGAGTTCACGGGCCTGCGCATGTACCACGAGTCCGAGGTCGGGCCCGGCAACCTGCAGCCCATTCCCGGCCTCAACCCGTACGCCGAGGGCAAGCGCGAAGCCGAGCGTGTCCTCTGGGAGCGACAGGGCACCATCCCCCCCTTCACCATCGTCCGACCGGGGTTCGTGGTCGGCCCTCACGACTACACCCGGCGCTTCGACTTCTTCTTGCAGCGCGTCCTGGACGGTGGTCCGATCCTGCTGCCGGACGGTCTGCCGAGCATCTTCCAGCTGAGCTGGCACGAAGACGTGTGCGCGGTCATCCTCGCCACCCTGCAGGCCCCCAAGGCCTACCACCGCGCCTACCACGCGGTCGGCGCGGAGCTCTTCACCTACCAGACCTTGGTGGCGACCCTGGCGGGACTCGCAGGCTCCGCGAGCGCGACGGTGAGCGTCTCGCGCGAGGCGCTCGAAGCCCAGGGCCTCGCGGACTACGGCCTCCCCTACGGGGGGCCGGGCTGGGTCCTGGTGGGCGAGGGCGGCAGGACCCGCGACGAGCTGAACCTCGTCCCCACCCCCGCGAGCGTCTGGATGCCACAGCTCGTCGCCCACCGCCGCGCACATCCCCACGAGCCCGATTCGGCGGGCTACGCGCGCCGCACCGAAGAGGTTCGCCTCGCGCTGCGCTCCCACCACGCCCCCACCCACTAG
- a CDS encoding phosphatidylserine/phosphatidylglycerophosphate/cardiolipin synthase family protein encodes MSKIDSASRSHQPSRVPAAAKTLAAAAGPTPTLDSRLRTYPQGRSPIGTAVNQAVFETNKGTVEASRAFAMGSVEDIWINDVDAEDEAIDQVISLLDKAQLEICIQTFIFDYKSEASKRLLKAISEKQAKNPDFKVYIAYNRDLNPFGQTMEQALAKAGVKAEVAFYAGAVSRQSNHTKMFVLDGREAVIGGDNIDNPKERDMMIHVRGPVVDSFLQDFDDAWRTSKRWLNSSATPPVHLQGPPLPSTQPQVPMTMLTKRGVAWSGDYLANDADQGLLAAMKAAKTSIKLATPNLNSPEVWDAIEDAAKRGVKVQLVVAKMWNPVLIVDRATAWAAERFVAQLPPEAQKNVELRWFSEDGKKVSDSHAKYLAVDGQWAYVGSQNMDNQSWSFSREVGVGIDDPAQVRRLDEALFDADWKTSIPAKIDWWDKIIPLPARNWGERLLRLFFPIIAFFTGRKA; translated from the coding sequence TTGTCGAAAATCGATTCCGCTTCTCGCTCTCATCAGCCTTCGCGCGTCCCTGCCGCCGCGAAGACCCTGGCCGCGGCCGCGGGGCCCACCCCGACGCTCGATTCGCGCCTGCGTACCTATCCTCAGGGTCGCTCGCCCATCGGCACGGCCGTGAACCAGGCCGTCTTCGAGACGAACAAAGGGACTGTCGAGGCCTCCCGCGCCTTTGCGATGGGATCCGTCGAGGACATCTGGATCAACGACGTCGATGCCGAGGACGAGGCCATCGACCAGGTGATTTCCCTGCTGGACAAGGCCCAGCTCGAGATCTGTATCCAGACCTTCATCTTCGACTACAAGTCCGAAGCTTCCAAGCGCCTGCTAAAGGCCATCTCCGAGAAGCAGGCCAAGAATCCCGACTTCAAGGTTTACATCGCTTACAACCGGGACCTCAACCCCTTCGGCCAGACGATGGAGCAGGCGCTCGCCAAGGCCGGGGTCAAGGCCGAGGTCGCTTTCTACGCCGGGGCGGTGAGCCGCCAGTCCAACCACACCAAGATGTTCGTCCTGGACGGCCGCGAGGCGGTGATCGGCGGCGACAACATCGACAACCCCAAAGAGCGCGACATGATGATCCACGTGCGGGGGCCGGTGGTGGACTCGTTCCTGCAGGACTTCGACGACGCCTGGCGCACCTCCAAGCGCTGGCTCAATTCGAGCGCGACCCCGCCGGTGCACCTCCAGGGCCCCCCCCTGCCTTCGACCCAGCCCCAGGTGCCCATGACCATGCTGACCAAGCGTGGGGTGGCTTGGAGCGGGGACTACCTGGCCAACGACGCCGACCAGGGCTTGCTCGCCGCCATGAAGGCCGCCAAGACGAGCATCAAGCTCGCCACCCCCAACCTCAACTCCCCCGAGGTCTGGGATGCGATCGAGGACGCTGCCAAGCGTGGGGTCAAGGTGCAACTGGTGGTGGCCAAGATGTGGAACCCGGTCCTGATCGTCGATCGCGCGACCGCCTGGGCTGCCGAGCGCTTCGTGGCGCAGCTGCCGCCTGAGGCCCAGAAGAACGTCGAGCTGCGCTGGTTTTCGGAAGACGGCAAGAAGGTCTCCGATTCGCACGCCAAGTACCTGGCGGTGGACGGCCAGTGGGCCTACGTGGGCTCCCAGAACATGGACAACCAGTCCTGGTCCTTCTCGCGCGAGGTGGGGGTCGGGATCGACGACCCCGCCCAGGTTCGCCGGCTCGATGAGGCCCTTTTCGACGCCGACTGGAAGACGAGCATCCCCGCCAAGATCGACTGGTGGGACAAGATCATTCCCTTGCCCGCGCGCAACTGGGGCGAGCGCTTGCTGCGCCTCTTCTTCCCGATTATCGCCTTCTTCACGGGCCGCAAGGCGTGA
- a CDS encoding helix-turn-helix transcriptional regulator, with amino-acid sequence MASHIQPDKRESDPVCQVFHRAIEIIGRRWTGAIIFALMKRPRRFCEFREAVPDLSDRLLTERLKELEECGILVREVSATRPIQVLYRLTPKGEALDPIFCALGDWARSFDANDAPAAAEAPSLS; translated from the coding sequence ATGGCGAGCCACATCCAACCTGATAAGCGAGAGAGCGATCCGGTCTGCCAGGTCTTCCACCGGGCGATCGAGATCATCGGTCGGCGCTGGACCGGGGCGATCATCTTCGCCCTCATGAAGCGCCCGCGCCGCTTCTGCGAGTTCCGCGAGGCGGTGCCCGATCTCAGCGATCGCCTCCTGACCGAGCGCCTCAAGGAGCTCGAGGAGTGCGGGATCCTCGTGCGCGAGGTCTCGGCCACCCGTCCCATTCAAGTGCTGTACCGGCTGACCCCCAAGGGGGAGGCCCTCGATCCCATCTTCTGCGCGCTCGGTGACTGGGCCCGGAGCTTCGATGCGAATGACGCCCCCGCCGCAGCGGAGGCGCCCTCGCTTTCTTGA
- a CDS encoding S8 family serine peptidase: MFNRKLSLLTLSGTLLAFGGLAGCATTPGTISPSANLATPGASRPAPAVAGKVVVKMKNGTGSRAVQGMRMVQAVEGLSETRVYSVPEGSTVEETIAKLRHDPNVVYAEPDYIYHATDIRSQATTDDPMLSQLWGIKKIQAPEAWDTTTGDEAVTVAVVDTGVDYNHEDLAGKVIKGPDFGNNDNDPMDDQGHGTHVAGTIAGIGNNGKGVVGVAYKTKILAIKVLGSDGSGSTSAIAQGILKAQEMGARVINLSLGGPQEASVLKDALDKVTAKGVLCVVASGNDNKSTPNYPAAYPNALSVGATDQSDKRTVFSNYASSVDIAAPGLDILSSTGGSYKKMSGTSMASPHVAGAAALLLAKYPSLTPQQVRDALTKSGDNTSGFSNGIKRLNVARALTLAGGGSLPEPQPAPTPDPDQDQQPSPNPAPGRGQQPFPGQPGPGQPFPGQPGPGQPFPGQPGPGHGQRPGPGHGHQPGHGHRPAPGHQPGAGQPMPFPGWPFSR; encoded by the coding sequence TTGTTCAATCGTAAACTATCCCTGCTCACGCTCTCCGGGACGCTACTGGCGTTCGGCGGGCTCGCCGGCTGCGCCACCACGCCCGGCACCATTTCCCCGAGCGCGAACCTGGCAACGCCGGGCGCCTCGCGCCCCGCCCCGGCCGTTGCCGGCAAGGTCGTCGTGAAGATGAAGAACGGCACGGGCTCCCGGGCGGTCCAGGGCATGCGGATGGTTCAGGCCGTCGAAGGCCTGAGCGAGACCCGCGTCTACAGCGTGCCCGAGGGCAGCACCGTCGAAGAGACGATCGCCAAGCTGCGCCATGATCCGAACGTCGTCTACGCCGAGCCCGACTACATCTACCACGCCACCGACATCCGCTCGCAGGCGACGACCGACGATCCGATGCTCAGCCAGCTCTGGGGCATCAAGAAGATCCAGGCTCCCGAGGCCTGGGACACCACCACGGGCGATGAGGCCGTGACGGTGGCAGTGGTCGACACCGGCGTGGACTACAACCACGAGGACCTCGCGGGCAAGGTCATCAAGGGGCCCGACTTCGGTAACAACGACAACGATCCCATGGACGACCAGGGCCACGGCACCCACGTGGCGGGCACCATCGCCGGCATCGGCAACAACGGCAAGGGCGTGGTCGGCGTCGCCTACAAGACCAAGATCCTCGCCATCAAGGTGCTGGGCTCCGACGGCTCGGGCTCGACCTCGGCGATCGCCCAGGGCATCCTCAAGGCCCAGGAGATGGGCGCTCGGGTCATCAACCTCTCGCTGGGCGGTCCCCAGGAGGCCTCAGTTCTCAAGGACGCGCTCGACAAGGTTACGGCCAAGGGCGTGCTGTGCGTGGTTGCCTCGGGCAACGACAACAAGAGCACCCCCAACTACCCGGCGGCTTACCCCAACGCCCTGTCGGTGGGCGCTACGGACCAGTCGGACAAGCGTACCGTCTTCTCCAACTACGCAAGCTCGGTGGACATCGCGGCCCCCGGCCTCGACATCCTCTCGAGCACCGGCGGCAGCTACAAGAAGATGTCCGGCACCAGCATGGCCAGCCCGCACGTCGCGGGGGCTGCGGCCCTCTTGCTCGCCAAGTACCCCTCGCTGACCCCTCAGCAGGTGCGCGACGCCCTGACCAAGAGCGGTGACAACACCAGCGGCTTCAGCAACGGGATCAAGCGCCTCAACGTGGCCCGAGCCCTGACGCTCGCCGGCGGCGGCAGCCTGCCTGAGCCGCAGCCCGCGCCCACCCCGGATCCGGATCAAGACCAGCAGCCGAGCCCGAACCCCGCGCCGGGTCGTGGTCAGCAGCCCTTCCCGGGTCAACCCGGTCCTGGCCAGCCCTTCCCGGGTCAGCCTGGCCCTGGTCAGCCCTTCCCCGGCCAACCTGGCCCTGGTCACGGTCAGCGGCCCGGGCCTGGTCACGGGCATCAGCCCGGTCATGGCCACCGGCCGGCCCCTGGTCATCAGCCCGGCGCCGGGCAGCCGATGCCCTTCCCCGGCTGGCCCTTCTCGCGCTAA
- the ovoA gene encoding 5-histidylcysteine sulfoxide synthase, translating to MNLGRLEDETLQGARPDWWWTGKPPIHGRCPGVDAEGVITSLPLLDYSRCTREEALAYFDNTWTLTEVLFSALASEEAFYRPPYHNLRHPLIFYYCHPAVLFINKLRLAGLIGSALNADYEHLFETGVDEMSWDDLSKNERRWPSIQEVNAYRRTVYGIVREVLETHPDLDGPLSQASPLWALLMGFEHERIHLETSSVLIRELPLSLVQRPAQWPSDHPTAFGPQIPEPQAGRDYPENPWHDVGGADVVLGKPRQWPTFGWDNEYGERRVTVAAFSASRYLVSNGEFWAFVKAGGYRERRYWSEEGWQWKTFRNAKWPTFWVPDGPSGLHRFKLRTCFETREMPWSWPAEVNYFEAKAYCAWRSEVEGGTALRLPSEAEHQLMRPSAMRGLDRATRRDPVMAHAGSAMARSEGLNLNLAYGSASPVDAFAPTAEGLHDAMGNVWQWCEDHFNPLQGSKLDPLYEDFSVPCYDGKHQMLLGGSFVSTGDEASIWARFHFRPHFYQFAGFRPVRAAGDGGAVKLGAEGGQEDVYETRQLLNEYLLMHYGAPEDVMPYAFGPRDAVDFAQRCARMLNDAAREEGINGGQALDVGCAVGGAVFELARHFDAVTGVDLSKSFIDAADTLRRDGRLDYDRKDEGKLMTPRTAVIDPAIARERTTFRQADACALPAEYEGFDAVLMANLLCRLPSPRACLSRLGGPRGLVRSGGLLLIVSPYTWLEQFTSPEAWLGGFERNGERVRAADTLRAMLEDEFELIKEEDVPLVIREHARKFQYIVSHAMLWRRK from the coding sequence ATCAACCTGGGGCGCCTCGAAGACGAGACCTTGCAAGGGGCGCGCCCCGACTGGTGGTGGACCGGCAAGCCGCCGATTCACGGCCGCTGCCCGGGGGTGGACGCCGAGGGGGTCATCACCTCCTTGCCCTTGCTCGACTACAGCCGCTGCACCCGCGAAGAGGCCCTCGCCTACTTCGACAACACCTGGACCCTGACCGAGGTCCTCTTCTCGGCGCTCGCGAGCGAGGAAGCCTTCTACCGGCCGCCCTACCATAACTTGCGCCATCCGCTCATCTTCTACTACTGCCATCCGGCGGTGCTCTTCATCAACAAGCTGCGCCTCGCGGGGCTCATCGGCAGCGCGCTCAACGCCGACTACGAGCACCTCTTCGAGACGGGCGTCGACGAGATGTCCTGGGACGACCTCTCCAAGAACGAGCGCCGCTGGCCCTCGATCCAGGAAGTCAACGCCTACCGCCGCACGGTCTACGGCATCGTCCGCGAGGTGCTCGAGACGCATCCCGACCTGGACGGCCCCCTCTCGCAGGCAAGCCCCCTCTGGGCCCTCCTGATGGGCTTCGAGCACGAGCGGATCCACCTGGAGACTTCCTCGGTCCTCATCCGCGAGCTGCCCCTGTCCCTGGTACAGCGCCCCGCCCAGTGGCCTTCCGACCACCCGACGGCCTTCGGTCCCCAGATTCCCGAACCCCAGGCGGGCAGGGATTACCCCGAGAATCCTTGGCACGACGTCGGCGGCGCCGACGTCGTGCTGGGCAAGCCTCGCCAGTGGCCGACCTTCGGCTGGGACAACGAGTACGGCGAGCGCCGGGTGACGGTGGCTGCCTTCTCGGCGAGCCGTTACCTGGTGAGCAACGGCGAGTTCTGGGCCTTCGTCAAGGCGGGCGGCTACCGCGAGCGCCGGTACTGGTCCGAAGAGGGCTGGCAGTGGAAGACCTTCCGCAACGCCAAGTGGCCCACCTTCTGGGTGCCGGACGGCCCGTCGGGCCTCCACCGCTTCAAGCTGCGGACCTGCTTTGAGACCCGCGAGATGCCCTGGAGCTGGCCCGCCGAGGTCAACTACTTCGAGGCCAAGGCCTACTGCGCCTGGCGCAGCGAGGTCGAGGGCGGCACCGCGCTCCGTCTGCCGAGCGAGGCGGAGCACCAGCTGATGCGCCCAAGCGCCATGCGCGGCCTCGATCGCGCCACGCGGCGCGACCCGGTGATGGCGCACGCGGGCAGCGCCATGGCCCGCAGCGAAGGCCTCAACCTCAACCTCGCCTACGGCTCGGCGTCCCCGGTCGACGCCTTCGCTCCGACCGCCGAGGGGCTGCACGATGCCATGGGCAACGTGTGGCAGTGGTGCGAGGACCACTTCAACCCGCTGCAAGGATCCAAGCTCGATCCGCTCTACGAGGACTTCAGCGTTCCCTGCTACGACGGTAAGCATCAGATGCTGCTGGGCGGATCCTTCGTCAGCACCGGGGACGAGGCGAGCATCTGGGCCAGGTTCCACTTCCGGCCCCACTTCTACCAGTTCGCGGGCTTTAGGCCGGTGCGCGCCGCGGGTGACGGCGGCGCGGTCAAGCTCGGCGCCGAGGGTGGCCAGGAGGACGTCTACGAGACGCGCCAGTTGCTCAACGAGTACCTCCTGATGCACTACGGCGCCCCCGAGGACGTGATGCCCTATGCCTTCGGCCCCCGGGACGCGGTGGACTTCGCCCAGCGCTGCGCCCGGATGCTCAATGACGCGGCGCGCGAGGAAGGGATCAACGGCGGGCAGGCCCTGGACGTGGGCTGCGCCGTCGGCGGGGCGGTCTTCGAACTGGCGCGGCACTTCGACGCGGTGACCGGGGTGGACCTCTCCAAGTCGTTCATCGACGCGGCCGACACCCTGCGTCGCGACGGGCGCCTGGACTACGATCGCAAGGACGAGGGGAAGCTCATGACTCCCCGCACGGCCGTGATCGACCCGGCGATCGCCCGCGAGCGGACCACCTTCCGCCAGGCGGACGCCTGCGCGCTGCCCGCCGAGTACGAGGGCTTCGACGCGGTCCTGATGGCGAACTTGCTGTGCCGCCTGCCGAGCCCGCGCGCGTGCCTCTCGCGCCTGGGGGGGCCCCGCGGCCTGGTGCGATCCGGCGGGCTCTTGCTCATCGTCTCGCCCTACACCTGGCTCGAGCAGTTCACCTCGCCCGAGGCCTGGCTCGGCGGCTTCGAGCGGAACGGCGAGCGCGTCCGTGCCGCCGACACCCTGCGCGCGATGCTTGAAGACGAGTTCGAGCTGATCAAAGAAGAGGACGTGCCGCTCGTCATCCGAGAGCACGCCCGCAAATTCCAGTACATCGTGTCGCACGCGATGCTCTGGCGTCGGAAGTAG
- a CDS encoding pirin family protein, producing the protein MLKIRKSQERGHANHGWLDSYHTFSFADYFDPAHMGFSALRVINEDRVEPGQGFGTHPHRDMEIVTYVLEGSLQHRDSMGNGSIIKAGDIQYMSAGSGVTHSEFNPSAQEGSHFLQIWLMPNQQGGEPRYGERNFTDEQKRGRWVLLVSPDGRDGSIDVRQDASLFVTVVKQGDRLPYALEPARRAYLHVARGRVTVNGTPLAAGDGVAVADESELVLESDDWGEVLLFDLP; encoded by the coding sequence ATGCTAAAGATCCGCAAGAGCCAAGAGCGCGGCCACGCCAATCATGGCTGGCTCGATTCCTACCACACCTTCTCGTTTGCCGACTATTTCGACCCTGCGCACATGGGCTTCTCGGCGCTGCGGGTGATCAACGAGGACCGCGTGGAGCCCGGCCAGGGCTTCGGCACGCACCCTCACCGGGACATGGAGATCGTGACCTACGTCCTCGAGGGCTCCCTCCAGCATCGGGACAGCATGGGTAACGGCTCGATCATCAAGGCCGGCGACATCCAGTACATGAGCGCGGGCAGCGGCGTGACCCACAGCGAGTTCAACCCGTCCGCGCAAGAGGGTTCGCACTTTCTCCAGATCTGGCTGATGCCCAATCAGCAGGGTGGCGAGCCTCGGTACGGGGAGCGCAACTTCACCGACGAACAGAAGCGCGGCCGCTGGGTCTTGCTCGTCTCGCCGGACGGGCGCGACGGCTCGATCGACGTGCGCCAGGACGCCTCTCTCTTCGTGACCGTCGTCAAGCAGGGCGATCGCCTTCCCTACGCCCTCGAGCCGGCCCGGCGGGCGTACCTGCACGTGGCCCGGGGCCGGGTCACGGTCAACGGCACTCCCTTGGCGGCCGGTGACGGGGTCGCCGTCGCGGACGAGTCGGAACTCGTGCTCGAATCGGACGATTGGGGCGAAGTCCTGCTCTTCGACTTGCCGTAG
- a CDS encoding DUF1289 domain-containing protein: MSEVASPCTKVCKLDPRSGWCIGCYRTGGEIGAWMSLGDAGKREVLARCQARKQSPADQRRG, encoded by the coding sequence GTGAGCGAGGTCGCCTCGCCCTGCACCAAGGTCTGTAAGCTGGATCCCCGGAGCGGCTGGTGCATCGGCTGCTATCGCACCGGCGGCGAGATTGGCGCTTGGATGAGCCTGGGTGATGCAGGCAAGCGAGAGGTTCTCGCGCGCTGCCAGGCCCGAAAGCAAAGCCCCGCCGACCAGCGGCGGGGCTAA
- a CDS encoding NAD-dependent epimerase/dehydratase family protein, with protein sequence MMDLKGKSIAVTGASGFLGGYVVDVLRARGAKVVGVVRNPLKVPDLAERCHEIRKADLMDPPALKAAFTGMDAVVHTAALYSLTKGGWEENFRPNQLGTEHTFEALREAEVRRVVHISTVGVYRRQLGYAHEDDPKLELKDRFTAGAYRTTKALSEALAWRLSADYGLDLTVLRPSGIYGAHDPNFMPLVRRLTRLPLMVVPKLVFPFVYAKDVAEAAARALECEVSVGEAYNTAGEARSTWEFFEAWKEASGKGPALALPLPLPARIAYDNGKAFRDLGWQNSNLVESLREVFAVEPA encoded by the coding sequence ATGATGGATTTGAAGGGCAAGTCGATCGCCGTGACCGGCGCGAGCGGATTCTTGGGCGGGTACGTGGTGGACGTGCTGCGCGCGCGGGGCGCGAAGGTGGTGGGCGTGGTGCGCAATCCACTCAAGGTGCCGGATCTCGCCGAGCGCTGCCATGAGATTCGAAAGGCCGACCTGATGGACCCGCCGGCCCTGAAGGCGGCGTTCACGGGGATGGACGCGGTCGTCCACACCGCTGCCCTCTACAGCCTGACCAAAGGGGGATGGGAGGAGAACTTCCGCCCCAACCAGCTCGGTACCGAGCACACCTTCGAGGCCCTGCGCGAAGCCGAGGTCCGGCGCGTCGTCCACATCAGCACCGTTGGGGTCTACCGCCGGCAGCTTGGGTACGCCCACGAGGACGACCCCAAGCTCGAACTCAAGGATCGCTTCACCGCCGGGGCCTACCGGACCACCAAGGCCCTGAGCGAGGCTTTGGCTTGGCGCCTGAGTGCCGACTACGGCCTGGACCTGACCGTCTTGCGGCCTTCCGGGATCTACGGCGCCCACGATCCCAACTTCATGCCCCTGGTGCGTCGCCTGACCCGCCTGCCGCTCATGGTGGTGCCGAAGCTCGTGTTCCCCTTCGTCTACGCCAAGGACGTGGCCGAGGCGGCGGCTCGCGCCCTCGAGTGCGAGGTCTCCGTCGGCGAGGCCTACAACACAGCGGGCGAGGCCCGATCCACCTGGGAGTTCTTCGAGGCCTGGAAGGAAGCGAGCGGTAAGGGGCCCGCCCTTGCCCTCCCTCTTCCCCTACCGGCGCGGATCGCCTACGACAACGGCAAGGCCTTCCGGGACCTGGGCTGGCAGAACTCGAACCTGGTCGAGAGCCTGCGCGAGGTCTTCGCCGTCGAGCCGGCCTGA
- the rsgA gene encoding ribosome small subunit-dependent GTPase A — MDPGPYGRVASQARDAYSLLTENGEVEARLSGKLRFDAEAKEALHPAVGDWVRLSWHNDGTSALIHEVLPRTSKFSRNAAGKGVHEQIVATNVDVVFLVNALNLDFNLRRIERYLALAWESGATPVVLLTKADLCDDVEARCEAVRAIAPGVPVHALSASAGTGLEALDTYLRPGKTVALLGSSGAGKSTLFNRLLGSDRQQVQAVRDGDDRGRHTTTRRELVLLPSGALALDTPGMRELQLWEGGDGIQETFAEIAAFAARCRFRDCRHDAEPGCAVRTALEAGVLDAERLASFRKLEREAAYQLAKVDANAERSRKQRIKELTSHLKRHYEGRER, encoded by the coding sequence ATGGACCCCGGTCCCTACGGGCGTGTCGCTTCTCAAGCGCGAGACGCCTACTCGCTTTTGACCGAAAACGGCGAGGTTGAAGCGCGCCTCAGCGGTAAATTGCGCTTCGACGCCGAAGCGAAAGAGGCCCTGCATCCTGCCGTCGGGGACTGGGTGCGCCTGTCCTGGCACAACGACGGCACGAGCGCCCTCATCCACGAGGTCCTGCCGCGCACGAGCAAGTTCTCTCGTAACGCTGCAGGCAAGGGCGTCCACGAGCAAATCGTGGCGACCAACGTCGATGTGGTCTTCCTCGTCAACGCCCTCAACCTGGACTTCAACCTGCGCCGGATCGAGCGCTACCTCGCCCTCGCCTGGGAGAGCGGCGCCACCCCGGTCGTCCTTCTCACCAAGGCCGACCTGTGCGACGACGTCGAAGCGCGGTGCGAAGCCGTGCGCGCCATCGCGCCGGGGGTGCCGGTGCACGCGCTGAGCGCCTCGGCAGGCACCGGCCTCGAAGCACTCGACACGTACCTGCGTCCCGGCAAGACGGTGGCCCTCCTGGGCTCGTCCGGGGCGGGCAAGTCGACCCTGTTCAACCGGCTACTCGGCAGCGATCGGCAGCAGGTGCAGGCCGTGCGCGACGGCGACGACCGGGGGCGGCACACCACCACCCGGCGTGAGCTGGTGCTGTTGCCGTCGGGGGCGCTCGCGCTCGATACGCCCGGTATGCGCGAGTTGCAGCTCTGGGAGGGGGGCGATGGGATCCAGGAGACCTTCGCCGAGATCGCGGCCTTCGCGGCGCGCTGCCGGTTCCGCGATTGCCGACACGACGCGGAGCCCGGCTGCGCCGTGCGCACGGCGCTAGAGGCCGGGGTGCTCGACGCCGAGCGCCTCGCGAGCTTCCGAAAGCTCGAACGCGAGGCGGCCTACCAGCTCGCGAAGGTCGACGCGAACGCGGAGCGCTCGCGTAAGCAACGCATCAAGGAGCTCACGAGCCACCTCAAGCGCCACTACGAGGGCCGCGAGCGCTAG